One genomic segment of Stenotrophomonas sp. 704A1 includes these proteins:
- a CDS encoding alpha/beta hydrolase family protein yields MFVGYSVGIVYPGEGEIIIRPSTPPASPRYLIFVHGASETCTSWMGISDRWRQFRAMVDLGYTIVLTDMGGKQTWGNDTQQSRITAAYNYVQALPGATPKVAVFGQSMGGLGSLIWAANNSSKIDRLGLILPVINLADIHNRQDYHTDLINLAYGGYNEDVQGASRNPLRLAAAGKLNGVRMRMWYGLEDELCRPIYGQQFALATGCEAFPVAAGHTEAAGIHVLSRDIQEFLR; encoded by the coding sequence ATGTTTGTTGGCTATTCGGTAGGAATCGTGTACCCGGGAGAAGGGGAGATCATCATCCGCCCCAGCACTCCGCCGGCATCACCACGCTACTTGATCTTCGTTCACGGAGCGAGCGAAACCTGTACGTCATGGATGGGCATCAGCGACCGCTGGAGACAGTTCCGTGCGATGGTTGATCTGGGATACACGATTGTCTTAACCGACATGGGGGGCAAGCAGACTTGGGGCAACGATACGCAGCAGAGCCGCATCACTGCGGCCTACAACTATGTCCAGGCCCTGCCGGGCGCAACTCCAAAGGTGGCGGTGTTCGGCCAATCGATGGGCGGCCTGGGAAGCCTGATATGGGCTGCCAACAACTCTTCGAAGATCGACCGGCTGGGACTGATCTTGCCAGTGATCAACCTCGCCGACATCCACAACCGGCAGGATTACCACACTGATCTCATCAACTTGGCTTACGGTGGATACAACGAGGACGTGCAGGGTGCTTCTCGAAATCCCCTACGGCTCGCCGCTGCTGGAAAGCTCAACGGTGTTCGGATGCGGATGTGGTACGGCCTCGAAGACGAGCTTTGTAGGCCCATCTACGGTCAGCAGTTCGCATTGGCTACCGGCTGTGAGGCCTTTCCAGTGGCAGCCGGCCATACCGAGGCTGCGGGAATCCACGTTCTGAGCCGCGATATACAGGAGTTTCTCCGATGA
- a CDS encoding phage tail tape measure C-terminal domain-containing protein — protein sequence MDIAELGYKVDSSGLLEGTKALDENAAAADKAGAAAERLEKSQKGTGKSASFWANEQAKINARVQEMEQIEQRAGRATQQAARATEARELNLQKLLGQINPTVSALAKLADQEDKLARARDLGLLKPQVWQQYQTQLDATRARVMNTAQGTDVLSGRLGQLNLRAVETQQSIVALFRALASGDIGQAQGSITSLTARTGALNGVMTATGLAVGAAVLALAGLSAIAVTGYMELRKLEGQVAATGTAAGLTAGQLLAMRKEIGSASGSYKEAGAAIEQLVQQGNASGQTLQLMASAAVNLADLTGSSISSTVGEVRSLAEGGADALVKLNDRYNFLTPEIYRHIEAIREQRGDYAATEAALEQLDGTMRDRASSMADSAGVVEKAWKGALAALEDTWEKIKGIGRDDFDSQIERAKKNIEYFQALQRSPIPGDASRGSAGESAARQRIAQLQQWKAEMADGAAIIGQVHKYDRDVIAAERELARERAVADEAVKARMAGLDREAAKRQAINKIIADYNKLADNDARHFDGSMQRLIAKAEADVDKSFNRSEGVGRRNGDDSAARNILASAQRQIEANKQLVDTGVKVTDSERQAMAIEQLLAKSKNTMTDSTRTLLEAAKQELLTSGQKATAYTKEKEAAEALARQQAILAQAGANRDRANELDLMGMGRGSDAVAMLRRQLDIQREYQDELKRLGSRDVAKDKETWDLMAANAAAFRDTELAKERTFQEQRLAMLGDWRAGVRRAWEDYSFAAGNALEQANGLMNTALSGWEDAWVRFAQTGKLSFRDMANAIIADLARIAAKQAAVGIINAVASAWGGGGGGGTYTGDGTGAGSIGGFGNNLANFGGGRAKGGPVRGSTLYEVGEGGRPELFSDGRGRTYLIPGNDGQVIPAAAGASGGPAAAAGPAQINVQVVVNSDGSTDADGDTALMQQFGQELGRFVESKYRELQTRDLRPGGTLHAMGARA from the coding sequence ATGGACATCGCAGAGCTTGGGTACAAGGTCGACAGTAGCGGGCTGTTGGAGGGCACGAAGGCCCTTGATGAGAACGCCGCTGCCGCTGACAAGGCTGGGGCTGCTGCCGAGCGCCTGGAGAAGTCCCAGAAGGGCACGGGCAAGTCTGCGTCCTTCTGGGCGAACGAGCAGGCCAAGATCAACGCCCGCGTGCAGGAGATGGAGCAGATCGAGCAGCGCGCCGGCAGGGCAACACAGCAGGCCGCGCGGGCCACGGAAGCCCGCGAGCTGAACCTGCAGAAGCTGCTGGGACAGATCAATCCGACCGTCTCCGCGCTGGCAAAGCTGGCCGATCAGGAGGACAAGCTGGCCCGTGCCCGTGATCTTGGGCTGCTCAAGCCGCAAGTCTGGCAGCAGTACCAGACACAGCTGGATGCGACGCGTGCGAGGGTGATGAACACGGCGCAGGGCACCGATGTGCTTTCGGGCCGGCTGGGACAGCTGAACCTCAGGGCGGTGGAGACACAGCAGTCCATCGTGGCGCTGTTCCGCGCTCTGGCTAGCGGCGACATCGGGCAGGCCCAAGGGTCCATCACGTCCCTGACGGCGCGCACCGGTGCACTGAACGGTGTGATGACAGCCACTGGCCTCGCGGTTGGCGCCGCAGTCCTGGCCCTCGCTGGGCTGTCGGCCATTGCCGTGACCGGCTACATGGAGCTGCGGAAGCTGGAGGGCCAGGTAGCGGCCACCGGCACCGCTGCCGGCCTCACCGCGGGGCAGCTGCTGGCCATGCGCAAGGAGATCGGCAGCGCCAGTGGCAGCTACAAGGAAGCCGGAGCCGCCATCGAGCAGCTGGTCCAGCAGGGCAATGCCAGCGGGCAGACCCTGCAGCTGATGGCGTCTGCCGCAGTGAACCTGGCTGACCTGACTGGCAGCTCGATCAGCAGCACCGTCGGCGAGGTTCGCAGCCTGGCGGAGGGCGGGGCAGATGCACTGGTGAAGCTCAATGACCGGTACAACTTCCTGACGCCTGAGATCTACCGGCACATCGAAGCGATCCGGGAGCAGCGCGGCGACTATGCGGCCACCGAGGCCGCGCTGGAGCAGCTGGACGGGACCATGCGGGACCGGGCCAGCAGCATGGCCGACAGCGCGGGCGTGGTCGAGAAAGCATGGAAGGGAGCACTGGCAGCGCTTGAAGACACTTGGGAGAAGATCAAAGGGATTGGTCGGGACGATTTTGACAGTCAAATTGAGCGCGCAAAAAAGAACATCGAGTACTTTCAGGCCCTGCAGCGCAGTCCTATCCCGGGGGATGCCTCACGCGGCTCGGCTGGGGAGAGTGCCGCCCGCCAGCGCATCGCCCAGCTGCAGCAGTGGAAGGCGGAGATGGCTGATGGTGCGGCCATCATTGGGCAGGTACACAAATACGACCGTGACGTCATCGCAGCGGAGCGAGAGCTTGCGAGGGAGCGCGCGGTTGCCGACGAGGCGGTGAAGGCCAGGATGGCTGGGCTCGACCGAGAGGCTGCCAAGCGTCAGGCCATCAACAAGATCATCGCCGACTACAACAAGCTCGCCGACAACGATGCACGGCACTTCGACGGATCCATGCAGAGGCTCATCGCGAAGGCGGAAGCCGATGTCGACAAGTCCTTCAACCGCAGCGAGGGCGTGGGCAGGCGCAATGGCGACGACAGCGCTGCGAGGAACATCCTGGCGTCCGCACAGCGCCAGATCGAGGCCAACAAGCAGCTGGTCGACACCGGCGTCAAGGTGACCGACAGCGAGCGCCAGGCCATGGCCATCGAGCAGCTGCTGGCCAAGAGCAAGAACACCATGACGGACTCCACCCGAACCCTGCTGGAGGCGGCCAAGCAGGAACTCCTCACTTCCGGGCAGAAGGCTACGGCGTACACCAAGGAGAAGGAGGCGGCAGAGGCTCTGGCCCGGCAACAGGCGATCCTCGCGCAGGCTGGGGCGAACCGTGACCGCGCTAACGAGCTCGACCTGATGGGCATGGGACGTGGCTCGGATGCGGTGGCGATGCTGCGCCGGCAGCTGGACATCCAGCGCGAGTACCAGGACGAACTGAAGCGCCTGGGCAGCCGCGACGTGGCTAAGGACAAGGAGACGTGGGACCTGATGGCGGCCAACGCTGCAGCATTCCGCGACACGGAGCTGGCTAAGGAGCGCACTTTCCAGGAGCAGCGCCTGGCGATGCTGGGTGACTGGCGGGCCGGCGTGCGTCGCGCATGGGAGGACTACTCCTTCGCCGCCGGCAACGCGCTTGAGCAGGCCAACGGGCTGATGAACACCGCGCTGAGCGGCTGGGAGGATGCTTGGGTCCGGTTTGCCCAGACTGGAAAACTGTCATTCCGGGACATGGCCAATGCCATCATCGCCGACCTCGCGCGCATCGCGGCCAAGCAGGCGGCGGTGGGGATCATCAACGCGGTTGCCAGTGCCTGGGGCGGTGGAGGCGGCGGTGGGACGTACACCGGCGACGGTACTGGGGCAGGATCCATCGGCGGGTTTGGCAACAACCTGGCGAATTTCGGCGGCGGCAGGGCCAAGGGCGGACCGGTGCGCGGCTCGACGCTGTACGAAGTGGGTGAGGGCGGCCGACCGGAGCTGTTCAGCGATGGCCGTGGCCGCACGTACCTGATTCCCGGCAACGATGGTCAGGTGATCCCCGCAGCTGCTGGTGCTAGCGGTGGTCCAGCTGCAGCCGCTGGTCCCGCGCAGATCAACGTCCAAGTGGTCGTGAACAGCGACGGCAGCACGGATGCCGACGGCGATACCGCGCTAATGCAACAGTTCGGCCAGGAGCTGGGCCGGTTCGTTGAATCCAAGTACCGAGAACTGCAGACCCGAGACCTGCGGCCAGGCGGGACTCTGCATGCCATGGGGGCACGCGCATGA
- a CDS encoding phage tail protein encodes MTDTFSWVPTRTGGGTANSVVRRAKFGDGYSQSAPDGLNARWRSYQLTFTGPQTRIDQIIAFLDAHVGHSFYWHSPRGLLLFQCDTHSEPLPTGLVHSITATFEQTFQP; translated from the coding sequence ATGACGGACACCTTCAGCTGGGTGCCCACGCGGACAGGTGGCGGCACGGCCAACTCGGTCGTGCGCCGCGCCAAGTTCGGAGACGGCTACAGCCAGAGCGCGCCGGACGGATTGAATGCGAGGTGGCGTTCATACCAGCTCACGTTCACCGGCCCGCAGACCCGTATCGATCAGATCATCGCGTTCCTCGATGCCCATGTCGGCCACTCCTTCTACTGGCACAGCCCCCGTGGCCTGCTGCTGTTCCAGTGCGACACGCACAGCGAACCGCTACCGACCGGCCTGGTGCACAGCATCACGGCCACGTTCGAACAAACGTTCCAGCCGTAA